A stretch of DNA from Malus sylvestris chromosome 9, drMalSylv7.2, whole genome shotgun sequence:
AAGAGAGTGGAAGCTTccccaaataaaaaagaaccaaTAAGAGAGTGGCCAGGCAGCTGTAGCCTActcttatttttttaagtttttgccTAACCTActcttttaatataaaaattataatattaaaatCTAATCACATTATCAAAACCCATATCTTTACTTGGTCAACATTTCTGCGAAACCCACTTACCCACGTGTCAATCTCCTTCGTGGCCTCTTGTCGGAATGGAGGTAGCAGGACCCACAAATGCCAACACAGCAATTATGGTCGGTGTAGCTTCATTTGGGTTTGGCACGAATTTTCCACTCAGCCAATCAGAACTCGCCAAGTTTACGAGTTTGGTTGCTTTTCCGTCGGCAACGGCGGCACGGTCAACTGTTTTCTCGGACGGCGGATGATGGATATTTAGATTGACAGGATGATCAAATATAAGCCGTCCGATCATGAAGGTTGCTGAGATGATAGGAAACCCTAATATTAGATGAGAGTCCCTACCCCTACGCCTTCAACtgcattttaaaaatatttcctGAAAAGGAAAGGGGTTAATTTGGAGTTATTCAgattaattaagaaattaaaaggttaattatataattattgaAAACCAATCACCGGATGGAAATTAATCAACACAGCTGCTAATGAAGCCAAATTTTGCTGGTTTGTTTGTTGGCATTGAGGATGTAAACAAAATGCACATGCATGTTTAATTTTCATataataaagttttttttaggaactgttattagcacttcaaaattttcattttatcctcctcataaatgtatttttctttctaattatagaaagtttggagtaccaaatgagatttttggagtgctaataacaattctcttatTTTAATGCATTTTAACCTGACTAAATCAACACATCCTCCCTCTTGTCGTTGGCTGCTCTTGTAAATATAGTTGGGATCTCGTGACTTCgtcttatataatttttttctttttctctcggCTTATGTCCCATTGTCaactaaaaaaattcattattacGTGTAAACACGGGTTTTTAATAAGCTTTTACGAGTTATTTTATTGAAGTCATATTGAGATTAACAATGATGCTTCCTTGGCCTTGTGGAACATAGATTAGCATTATATCAATTCCTACAAGTGATCACGTAGAATAAGTAATTACGACTTATGTGTTttcaacattaaattaattgCATGACCTTGGTGTTTATACCTTCACCACATAAAGCATGATTCTAAGATACTATCGGTTTGAATAAAGGTTCGCgtgaatgtgcttttaaaatgattgaaagcgcttttagtgaAATCgattttgagtttcaaaagcactttaaatgcTATGCTAGCATCAGTCTTGTACGCTCCATTCTTACAAGGACAGTGTTGAGAACATGCAAGTATATGCCCCATCCATGTGACTTAGGTGAACCCAAAATAATAACAACCATGAAAGCCACACTTAAATTTCTGCGAAACCAGCTAGCTTGTCGGGTCCAATACTTCATATAATTTCTCAAGGGCAGAGCCATAggtctctattttttttttcccttaattATTTGCTCAATGACAATCGATCTCGTTGGCAGAAGTTAATCCTTGGATGGGTGTGCATTTGAGGAAATATCAAAATTACTAAAACTAGTTTGAAAAGTTCAGTGGAGATTTTGATGCACCAcccaaattttttctaaaatagCTACCTTTTTTTCCAAGAAATCGAATGTGTGACTGGGGTTGAGTATAACTATGGTTTCTATTTCTTTTTGGTTGATGGGATTGGACCAAATTGCACCATTTGGTTATGGAATTGTTCATGTGTTCAATGTgagtaatttggttttgtagATGTAGTACGCTTCAGATTTAGATTGATTTCAAGTCACGTTATCATTTAATAGTTGATTAGAGAGAAAAATTAGAACAATTGTGAAACCATCATATGACGCAATATGAGAAAATTGTTTCATTGCCTAGCGACCCCAAACCCTAAGTGTAAAATGAGGTTAATTAGTCTTTGATCATTTCATTGTTTAATGTGATTTCCTACTCATCCATAGGGGGGTGATATTTGtaatatttttcatgtatttttctataaatattcTTTATCAATGGAAGGATTTAAACTCGCAACATTTTTCGatgttgaaaaagaaaaatactatcGGAATAAGAGCTAGTCTATTCATGTATCTAGCTTTTTTGAGGCCCCAAACATGGAGGTgaattgtctgcccttccatttccatactcttcccatctcctcttgttttgtgtggtcacggttaagccacgttaattttttatattcctattagtttttgttttattatttttataaaaaaaaatcaatataaaatgttaacgtggtttaaccgtgatcacacaaatagAAGGAGATgtgaagagtatggaaatgggagggtagacaatccacctcccccAAACATAAGGCACCAAAAGTGCACGCAAGGGATATAACTTCAAGCTGTTTGGCTAATTCAAGTTGAAGCATGCAAATTCATGACATATCacgcaaaaaaacaaaaaaaaaaacgtattcCTTGATGGATCATCGTTATATATACAACCAAACACATCACTCGAATATATGCCTACCTGCAATATGCATTACCAGTAGGGATGACAAAATACCCATGAgtttgggtaaccgcggttatccgTCCATTTAAAGTTCACGGTTATGGTTATAAGTAACCGTTTAGACGAACAAACGATATGGATATAACCGTTTAtcaatgaaatttaaatggacggttgTGAATATTACCCacggttataacgggtatccatcggttatgggtattaccccCGGTTATAATGGGTATCTATTTACCCACACTTTTGCAACAACCAATCAAATACTTCCCTCACTGTTTAGGACAAATGACATTTTGGAGGAGGGAAAATTTTAACTGGAACCTCGATGGCAAGACTAGACGCTTTTAGTTACCGGTGGGCACTTAAAATCAAAAATTGAAACGGAATGGACTAAATTAGACCTCACTAAATGGTTTAttttttgcggttttgaaaccgatCCGCAAACTAAATGACTTTAGTTCCTAATAAGAACTGAACAGCAAACTAAATGATTTAATTTCCTCCTCTCTCACATCCTCGACTCCCCAGTCCTCTTCGTCACTTTCGTTCTTTCATTCTGCCCTCTCATATGGTCACACTGCAAATCGCGACCAATTCCAACCAATCTCCAAACGAATCGCTCCTCGTCCACAGTATGGTGATCATGTATTAATGTTATAATTAAAGATTTGTTTGGATGTAGCAGAAAAATATTGtttgtaaactattatttcaattattggaattgtacgaggacttaaatgattaaaataggaAAATGCATGttaaaatgtacctataacggtgtttaattgtcagaaaacgaaaattatgacaaattttgtcttttatagttttcaagttgttaaaaaaaacacatgtagacgggtgaaaaaatgggtaaatgggtaaaaaaaggataaacgggtttaaaagcgggtaaatggttatagttaaatgggtacacggttatgagtatagttaaccgtttataaacggttatgggtatgagtataaccgtttatgtaATTACCTAACGGGTAAACAGTTATAcgggtatgaacataaacgattatgggtaaataaccgcgaTTATCCATCCGTCATAACAATTGTCCATCCCTAACTACCACACAGAGAGATGGTCACTGTTCATACCTAGCTCGCATATATTGGTAAAGAAGTCAGAAATACAATGTCACACATAGCGTGGTCTCATTTTGTCCACTTGTACAACAGACCAAGTCCCCTCCCATGATAATAAAATAGAGCTTTTTTATTGCCAAAAAGAAAATTGTTGCAAATAGAAAagtacttttattattttaatacttTAAGTCTTTAACGTTGGTTTTAATAAccgttttgtttttatttttattttaattttaattttatcagGACTCGTTTGGTACACATAAATGAATGGAGATCAGGAACTTTGAAATTTCATAGTTTATTGCAGATGACAATGGGCAACTTTTTATTTGGATGGGATACGAAGAggactttttattttatttttttaagtaggatattttattcattaaaaaaatggcATCACACATACAGATCATGAATTACTAGGACCTAAAGGGTCCTTACAAATTAGatataaaaatgttacaataaaGTATCATTAATCGCAAATCAATTAGTATACTTAAAGCACTTGTTCGAGCTCGTTAGGAACCACAAAATTATACATATCAATAAAACCATTAAACTTCGTGTTACACGGAGATCATGTGAGAACAAATCTGAAATCATATATTGGAACATGGAGTACGATGCCCATGGGTTGATTGATCACCTAATCATTATCACGATCCCAAAGCAAGTAAAGTAGATCCAGCAAATCAAACAGCTCCACCCTTCACACATAGATTCAAAAGAAGTAGTACACCGAAACAAAAAGAACATTAATATCAAGCAACTCTCCTATAGAAGCAATCAAACTAGCAAACTCTCATAAAGAGAGAAATCAAAACTAAACTCCAATACAATTCCTAGAAATTATTAtacagaaacaaaataaaagataaaatcatATCGTCGCTCCACATCCTCTAGACATTCAAAAGCTGTGTCACCTCAATGGCTAAACTCATATTGTCGCTCTGGCTAAACTCAATCCCCATGCAATCCGACATCTTCCATTAATTTCAGCTTCAACTCTACATCGAAGGTGATAATTAACTAGATCCAAACCTTGTATTTACCATGTGTGTGGGACAAAAAACGACAACTATCATAGCAACTGTAGTGTTTCATGGCGACAATTATATACTAAATAAAGTAAACAAAAAGGAAGAGGGAAGAGACCAAGAATGATTTTGAAGAAGGTTGTTGCCGACCTCAAAGCCAAAGCAGAGGCTAGCGTTAGATAATTTTATTATGGTTTCTTTGGCTTTTGCTCTAGACTGCTGATTaggtaaaaaaaaagggaactttaatgaaaagcacccggtactgttcactttaacgaaaaaccacatttttacactaaaaaatcaatcctggtactattcactttaccctttattttgtctttatcattaaaactcaaagttttcaagcccttttcattagttttcctaaaaaaaaaaggtcatcCTCTCTAATCCTACCATTTTAAAGAAGATTGGAATGGATAAATATTCCTCGCGAGCAATCCATCTTCACCTTCTCAAGTGTCTTCTTGTGGTGATATTTTAATGTGCCCTTTACATGtcaaagagaaataaaaccatTGCAGCATTAGATGACTTTAGTTAAACAAAAATAACTAACACAGTGACTTTGGGTCTCTGAATCTCTTCTCACCTAAAGTCAATTAAGTACTTGTTCAATAGTCAATTAATTACGGATTACAGATTAGAGATGAAATTAAGGAAGTAATTGTTAGTTATATTTTTTGCATGCTATCCATCTTCAAAGTCAAGATGCATGGAAGGACTCCAGAAGAGTTAAAAAGGGAGAGCTGAAAGTTTGAAACTACCCACCAAGTTGCCTTACAACCCacgcttcttcttctctctctctctctctctctaaaaaacaAGTATTTAAGGAGTTTCTGAAACTTTGCACACATTTTTTTCCAAcatctctcaatctctctcagTTAATCAGAAGCTTTTCAGTTTCATATCATTTTCCTCCCTTCTTTTTATCATATAATATCTACTATTCAAGCTTTTGGTAGCCAAAAATCAGTTTGTTATTCCTAGTTCCACAGGATTTTCGTGTTGATTTCCCGAATTTAGAGCCTTGTTTGTGAAAACCCAATTGAGATTCAGAAAGGAGTTTTCAGATTATTAGTTGATTCAGTGCCAAAAATAGGGGTTTAGTGGAAAATTGGAGAAATGGAAAATACTTCTGGGTTTATTAACGTGGATGAGCAGATGGAACTTCCTCCGGGATTCCGATTTCATCCAACGGATGAAGAGCTCATAAGTCACTACCTCTGCCCCAAAGTTCTTGACAACTTCTTCTGTGCTAAAGCAATTGGTGAGGTGGATTTGAACAAGTGTGAGCCCTGGGATTTGCCTTGTAAGTCCTTTGATTACACCAAACCATATTGTCCTCTGTTTTTCTctgtttatttttcaatttttatctaattttttacTGAATTTGTGTTCTGTGTTTGTTCACTGAAGGGAGGGCAAAAATGGGAGAAAGGGAATGGTACTTCTTCTGTGTGAGGGACAGAAAATACCCAACTGGTCTAAGAACAAACCGGGCAACGGAGGCCGGGTACTGGAAAGCCACAGGCAAAGATAAGGAGATTTACAAGGCAAAAACCCTGGTTGGAATGAAGAAAACTCTTGTTTTCTACAAAGGAAGAGCTCCAAAAGGTGTAAAGACCAACTGGGTGATGCATGAATACAGATTGGACGGCAAAAACTCTGCCTGTAATCTCCCCCAAACAGCAAAGGTATCAATCAAAATCTTGATCTGCTTTCCTCTCTTTTTCTATCCATTTTTTCTGCGATTATTTGTTAATGATTTCTGCTTGTGTTTGTTTTTCAGAATGAGTGGGTGATTTGTAGAATTTTCCAAAAGAGTAGCGGTGGGAAGAAGATACATATTTCAGGTTTGGTGAGGCCGAGCCCCTTCGTGAACGAATTGCGCTCTTCTTTATTGCCACCATTAATGGATTCTCCACCCTACAACAGTGACGCTAGAACAACCCCCACCGCCTGCGAAACCTCTCACGTGTCGTGCTTCTCCGATCCACCGGAGGATCAGAAGACTCAGGACGACATTATGGACAGCTTCAACAACAGCAACAACCACCACAACAACGACATTCCTTACGCTTGTTCATCGCCTTCGAATCCCTCAGCTCATTTGAACTCTATTTACTCCAACCAAATCACACCAAACATTGGACTTTTGCAGCACCAAAACTCAGTTTTGATGCAGGACCAGTCGTTTATGAGGATGTTGATTGAAAACCAAGCACCAAACTTGAGGCGTAGTGCGAAAATAGAGTTCTCACAGGACGCTGGGCTGAGCATTGATGCTTCCTCAGTGGTTTCAAACAGAGAAATGGTGCAGGATGATCCATCGTATTCTTCCGCTCCTGTAGAATTCGATTGCCTCTGGAATTATTGATCTCGAAGATCGAATATAGTTATGAATTAAGAGAAGATTTTTCAGGGATGTATAATTAATATGGTACTTTATTATTATGCACTTTGTATAGAAATTATCCATTGGATTATAGAACCAAGAAGTGCAGCTTGTTGTAATTTGCAGGGATTGATAAGAACATATATACAGTGATGGCTTGGAGATTATTTCCTATTGAATTGACCATGCGGGTTATTTTGCCTtgttactttattttattttgaattttttattgaacataaatgaaaaagaaaaatgaaatgaatatGAAGGATTTTTTTCCAGTGGCGATATCCTAAGTTGATCAATTATTCTTTATTGTGGCATTCTAAGTCACACACCATCGCCACATGTCCTAGATGTAGATAAATTTCCTTTGTTAGTACAGCCGTTCATGGTTTGTGCGAACTTGATttgttattaattaataattaatatgaTATTTGGTAGATTAGTTATAGTAGTAAGTTGGGTTCTAGTTCATTGGTTAGGCCACCAACCAAGAGTTCTCCATGGTGATCAAATTATCAATAACAAATGGCAAACGTATGGACTGTCATTGAAAGCATCAAAAGCAATAACATCTTTATGAGCTTTTCAGCATAAGAAAATTCAGATAATGCTTGTTTTCTTTTTACTCTATTTTCATCCGTGGATGTATATATAGATTCATTCATTTTCAACATTTAAAAAAccgtttaataaaaataattaagggCCTTAATGATATGGTGTCCCAATTACTTTAATCCAATTACAAAAAGCAAAAATTATATGTATTCTGCAGACTAATAGTGTACTACTTGCAACTCACCTTTTATTATTGTCTTTATTTATCTTTTGAATAGAGGATTTCAAACTTGGAATCCTATATGATGATTTGTAAAGATAATGAACGGTTTCGATTATAATGTTCGGATGATAAAAGTTTTTTAAATGAAGGAATTTACTGGAAAACACAAGCATTATCCTAATAAGATGGGCCCATCCTAACCCTTCTTTTCATTTTCACGCTGAATTCTCTTCTCCTCTCTCTTATGCCCCCGATCTCAATTTCAGTCAATCTCTCTCTCAACCTCAATATGGGCAGTCGAGATCTCGATTAGATAAACACCCTAATCTGGGCAGCCAAGTGGGTGATCGATTTGTCTCACTCATCCTCAATTTCCCGCCTAGGTCGCATAGATGACGCCTAGGATGCCGCCTAACTCGCATCCTGATTTTAGTTAAATTGTGGTGACTTGAAATCGCTTAGCGTCTAGGTCATTTTTTAGAACTCTGtacaacaaaacacaaaacatttACATATTacttttatcaaattatattgaaaACTAGTATATGAAACGTAAGTATTTGTTCATGCGTAGTTGCATATATACTTATATAGAGAGCTAGTAGATTGACATTATAATCGTGTAGATTATATATTATAGTATGTACATATATTATAGTTTATAGCAGCTATTTTAAAGTCATTGAAATATGAAAAGTGTAGGCAATTATATTGCTTGATCTCCACATCATAACGCGTATGACCTGAATATTCCCAGTTGATCAAGTTGATGAAcacttttttcatatttttaacgGTCCTTTATTTGAGGAGTGACATAAGACATAACTGTTTCTTTGTAACATGACACCATGTTATACTGTGGTCAGTTGTCACCCCAAAAACATCTACATAcaaggaatatatatatatatatatatatatatatatatatcataattTCTACCCAATATGTAactatgcatatatatatatatagaaatggGTCTCTTTCTTTATTCCCATCTGCTATATCTTTACAGGAAGTTCATTCCCTTTCagttttcttttttgcttttattttattttattttagatttCTTAGACTGCATGGCAAAAagcatatatatgtgttttaccagTTGTACAACTGCTGGGGAATATGATAGGAAAATGAGTTGGGAATATGTATACTGTGTTAAGGGTTTAAATTCCTTTTATAATAGAGAAATTAAGACCTTTAATTTCTAAGTAAGTATTCCTTGCCACTTAGTAAtacggtctaatgatatttaTCTTTACTTgtgagtgagaggtcttaatTAAGTTCGATTCTagccaaaggcgaatttaaacCACGTTATTGCTAGCCAATTGTGAGGCTTAATCCATTCCCCCACCCCCTTAGTGCagatcgtttgtttaaaaaaaaaaatgtaatgctAACTAATTCATTTTACCACCATTTCATATATGCCTGAACGACGCTAACAAATCATACCCAAACCCTTAACGGGTAAtttagcatatatatatatatatatatttctagcTCATGCATTCCCCTAAATTCATAACGTTTGGACGACGCTAGCTAGCAAATTAGGAGAGTCGTACAAGTTTTTAAGGTCCATAAACCTTGTAATTTAGTAAGCTCCCACATGATTATGGTCCTCTTACAAGCCTTGCACGAAATGGTCCATACCATATTCAAGCATGGGAATTGATGTAACTAATTAGAGGTTATctaattaagttttttttctcATACAAGTTTCTCAGGTATTTCAAAAGAGACAAAAGTTTGGAAGTATATGTGTTGTGTGGAGCTCTCAACCTCACATCAGGTCTGAATTGTGTTGATTATAAACAGTGCAATTTCGTCAGTTACTGTTGATCATTAGCTGCTGAGTTACGCCAAACAGAAATATCCAAATACTTTGCATGCTCCCCTCGGCCTTATTTTCAAAAATATACTCATTCTTCTCTGGCTAGCTAGCTGCATGCCTTATCGAACGTTAGAGATTTTGTGTGGGAtactatttaattaataaacaaaataaataattgggTATTTGGCAAAAGGAATGAACCCTATTTAGTTTGCAACCATTGTAGTCCAAAACTTCACTTTAATTAGGATATGATTTGTAAGAAAAGGATTGGGAAACCATATATTGGAAAAACAAATCTTTTACATTTACATGTAATATTGTTGAATGATAAGTAATTTGCTTTAATGTCGCGTTCACCTACCGTAGAAATTCTCCGTCGATGCGAAACAAACTTTATATGCTCTTAAGGTTAGTTCAAATGGTGACAGTCAGGTGTCAAAATTTGGTTAGGTTTGACTCCGTACATTATAGCAAAAAGCAATTTAAACACTTTCATGAAAATGTAAACCCATCTATTCAATAGTTAGAGAAATAAATGCAGATTCAATGATTCATACaatataaattttacttaacaaaaACGAGTTTTTGAAAGAAGGGGCAATAATATGAAATCAAAAttacccttttttatttttgaacagaaaaaaaaatgaataaaaacgaGTGTGTAGATGAAGAAGGAGTTAGGCCGAAGCCGCCATGCAAAAAGAGTGTTAGGCCGAAGCCGCCATGCAAAAAGGAGGTTTGGACGCCCATCTTTATTCCCAACGGTCCAGATCACGTCACATACCGCGTAGGTCCCACACACCACCGCTAACTACTCGACACGTTGTTCAGTTTTGCTAGACGAGCTTACGTCATCCTTCTTTGCCCATCCACGATTCACGTGTCATTCTGGTATCTTTTTACGAGGGTTCTGAAGATCCTTTAATCATattcgttcattgtatatcgtacAGTCAGTTTTTattagatattatttatattcaattttaaataataaaaaattacaataatttctaaccaaataatgtacaataaacaaatatgattTGAAGATCTTTGAGATCCTCGCAGAGGATTCGGCCAGGATCGTCATTCTCTTCAGTCACTGCTAGCCATCAGTTTTCCGAGACGTTGTTTAACTGTTCTTCAAGCATGAACGTGTGCAAATGTAATTACGTAAGTCActaaattaattggtaattattACTATGACCAACCAAGGACATTAATCATGATTACGTATGACCAGATGTGGTCCTGGTAAATTAACATTCAGTCACCAGGAAAGTGTGTTTACATAAAAGTGTCGTCGAGAAAGAATCAACATCATTACTAGATAACATGTCATGTTGTGATGACTATTAACATTACAAACACAAAATCCATCTTTGGTTGCACATATATATGGGGTGTGCGgatacttctcacacactccttaTTAATTTCTGTTTTTTGATCTCCTTCAATTCATCAGATCCgatgatcaaaaattaaaaggatgtgtgagaagtaaaaaaaagtgtgtgaacagcacacccctatatatattATTAGATTGCAACATGTAACTAATCCAAAGAATTACAAGTTAATGATGACAATAATAAATAAGTTGGTGACTAATCAACCTACCCAAATACAAAACAAGCAATATAAGATAAGGCCATTACTCAAAATggtaaaatttgtaaaaattgtaGTACTGTGATAAATGATGTGAGTGGATAAAAATTGCATGggaaatatataattaattactttGGGATAAGGTTATAGCTAGTAGTAGTACGTACACAACTCAGGCTTatcttttcgtttcttcttttaTGCGCCTGAAGGCAGCTACTTTGTTTTCAACAAGGACTGAAAGTTTACCAATGTGGGGAAGGCTGATATGCTCGATCATAATCTTGTTATCTGGATGGATACATTGTATGGAGAGTGGGACAATGTACTGGTACCGTACGTCCTTGGTTTTTTTACAtggagaaatgctaaggagattctTTCAAAATGAGACTCTTTATGGACTATTTGTcacctcacagtttaacgtcaattttcATGCcacaattataaaatattatttaaaaaacatGAAGTGACAGATTAGTAGATAGAGAATCTCACTTTTAAAAGAGTTTCCTTAACATCTCTCTTTTAGATACGACAAATGCATTGAACCCTGTCCCCAGGAATTCTCTCATGCATTATTTGCGTCCAGCTAGTTAAGTTCAATTGTGATTACTACGTCCTTGGTATTTTTACAtaaagaaatgctaaggagactctttcAAAGTGAGACTTTTTATGGACTCTTTATcacctcacagtttaacgtcaattttcATGCcacaattataaa
This window harbors:
- the LOC126583734 gene encoding NAC domain-containing protein 100-like, whose protein sequence is MENTSGFINVDEQMELPPGFRFHPTDEELISHYLCPKVLDNFFCAKAIGEVDLNKCEPWDLPWRAKMGEREWYFFCVRDRKYPTGLRTNRATEAGYWKATGKDKEIYKAKTLVGMKKTLVFYKGRAPKGVKTNWVMHEYRLDGKNSACNLPQTAKNEWVICRIFQKSSGGKKIHISGLVRPSPFVNELRSSLLPPLMDSPPYNSDARTTPTACETSHVSCFSDPPEDQKTQDDIMDSFNNSNNHHNNDIPYACSSPSNPSAHLNSIYSNQITPNIGLLQHQNSVLMQDQSFMRMLIENQAPNLRRSAKIEFSQDAGLSIDASSVVSNREMVQDDPSYSSAPVEFDCLWNY